One stretch of Caldinitratiruptor microaerophilus DNA includes these proteins:
- the rpsK gene encoding 30S ribosomal protein S11 — MPRRPARAKRKERRHVDRGIAHIKSTFNNTIVTITDPAGNTLTWATAGSLGFKGSRKSTPFAAQMAAEAAARQAMEYGVREVEVYVKGPGAGREAAIRSLQSAGLEVSVIKDVTPIPHNGCRPPKRRRV; from the coding sequence ATGCCCCGCCGTCCGGCGCGAGCCAAGCGGAAGGAGCGGCGCCACGTCGACCGTGGCATCGCGCACATCAAGTCCACGTTCAACAACACGATCGTGACCATCACCGACCCGGCCGGGAACACCCTCACCTGGGCCACGGCCGGCAGCCTCGGTTTCAAGGGCTCCCGCAAGAGCACCCCGTTCGCCGCGCAGATGGCCGCGGAGGCTGCCGCGCGTCAGGCCATGGAGTACGGGGTGCGAGAGGTCGAGGTGTACGTCAAGGGGCCCGGCGCCGGCCGCGAGGCCGCCATCCGGTCGCTGCAGTCCGCCGGTCTCGAGGTGAGCGTGATCAAGGACGTCACCCCGATCCCGCACAACGGTTGCCGGCCGCCGAAGCGCCGCCGGGTCTAG
- the rpsD gene encoding 30S ribosomal protein S4 — translation MGRYIGPVCRLCRREGVKLYLKGAKCYTDKCPVSRRPHPPGQHGTARKKQSEYGLQLREKQKVRRFYGVLERQFRRYFELAARKKGVTGEVLLQTLERRLDNVVYRMGLAGSRKEARQIVRHGHIEVNGQKVDIPSYLVRPGDVIAVREGSRDHGRLKELAEAGGAHTVPAWLEVDLPNMRGTVLRLPTRDEIDLPVQEHLVVELYSR, via the coding sequence GTGGGACGCTACATCGGCCCGGTCTGCCGGCTGTGCCGGCGCGAGGGCGTGAAGCTCTACCTGAAGGGTGCGAAGTGCTACACCGACAAGTGCCCGGTCTCGCGGCGGCCCCATCCGCCCGGGCAGCACGGGACCGCGCGCAAGAAGCAGTCCGAGTACGGGCTCCAGCTCCGGGAGAAGCAGAAAGTCCGCCGCTTCTACGGCGTGCTGGAGCGGCAGTTCCGCCGCTACTTCGAGCTGGCCGCCCGCAAGAAGGGCGTCACCGGCGAGGTGCTGCTCCAGACCCTGGAGCGCCGGCTGGACAACGTCGTGTACCGGATGGGTCTCGCCGGCTCGCGCAAGGAGGCACGCCAGATCGTCCGCCACGGCCACATCGAGGTCAACGGCCAGAAGGTGGACATCCCGTCCTACCTCGTGCGGCCCGGCGACGTGATCGCCGTGCGCGAGGGCTCCCGGGACCACGGGCGCCTCAAGGAGCTCGCGGAGGCGGGCGGCGCCCACACCGTGCCAGCGTGGCTGGAGGTCGACCTGCCCAACATGCGCGGCACCGTTCTCCGGCTGCCGACCCGGGACGAGATCGACCTGCCGGTGCAGGAGCACCTGGTCGTCGAGCTCTACAGCCGCTGA
- a CDS encoding KOW domain-containing RNA-binding protein has protein sequence MKDSAAPLRPGQVVRSTAGRDRGACYLIVRALDQRFVAVADGLSRTVRNPKRKNLRHLVWVADAPEPIRSRLEAGGAVGDEEIRQALWAVQSCVPAEGGSPLDGQG, from the coding sequence GTGAAGGACAGCGCAGCACCCCTCCGGCCGGGCCAAGTGGTACGGTCGACGGCCGGTCGTGACCGCGGCGCCTGTTACCTGATCGTCCGAGCTCTCGACCAGCGCTTCGTCGCCGTGGCCGACGGCCTGTCCCGGACCGTCCGCAACCCCAAGCGCAAGAACCTTCGCCATCTCGTCTGGGTGGCCGACGCCCCCGAGCCCATCCGTTCCCGGCTGGAGGCTGGCGGGGCGGTGGGGGACGAGGAGATCCGGCAGGCGCTCTGGGCCGTCCAGTCGTGCGTGCCGGCGGAAGGGGGGTCGCCTCTCGATGGGCAAGGATGA
- a CDS encoding DNA-directed RNA polymerase subunit alpha, translating into MLEMEKPRIETVEMTADGYGKFVVEPLERGYGITLGNSLRRILLSSLPGAAVTAVKIDGVLHEFSTIPGVVEDVTDIILNLKQLALKLYGDEPRIIRIEAEGEREVKAGDILRDPDVEIMNPDLHIATVDGGRLFAEIHVGRGRGYVPADRNKTPDMPIGMIPVDSLFSPVRRVNYTVEHTRVGHVTDFDKLTLEVWTNGTIRPDEACSLAAKILTEHLTLFVGLTDTADQMEIMVEKDENDRSRLLDMTIEELDLSVRSYNCLKRAGINTVGELVAKSDEEMIKVRNLGKKSLEEVKAKLAALGLSLRPSDE; encoded by the coding sequence ATCCTGGAGATGGAGAAGCCGCGGATCGAGACCGTCGAGATGACTGCCGACGGCTACGGCAAGTTCGTGGTCGAGCCGCTTGAGCGGGGCTACGGCATCACGCTCGGCAACTCGCTCCGGCGCATCCTCCTCTCTTCGCTGCCGGGTGCGGCTGTGACCGCGGTGAAGATCGACGGCGTCCTGCACGAGTTCTCCACCATCCCCGGCGTGGTGGAGGACGTCACGGACATCATCCTGAACCTCAAGCAGCTGGCCTTGAAGCTGTACGGCGACGAGCCCCGGATCATCCGCATCGAGGCGGAGGGCGAGCGCGAGGTCAAGGCCGGCGACATCCTCCGCGACCCGGACGTCGAGATCATGAACCCGGACCTGCACATTGCCACCGTCGACGGCGGGCGCCTGTTCGCCGAGATCCACGTCGGGCGGGGCCGGGGGTACGTCCCGGCGGACCGCAACAAGACGCCGGACATGCCCATCGGGATGATCCCCGTCGACAGCCTCTTCAGCCCCGTCCGGCGGGTCAACTACACGGTGGAACATACCCGGGTCGGTCACGTCACGGACTTCGACAAGCTGACGCTCGAGGTCTGGACCAACGGGACGATCCGGCCGGACGAGGCCTGCTCGCTGGCCGCCAAGATCCTGACCGAGCACCTGACCCTGTTCGTGGGCCTCACGGACACGGCGGATCAGATGGAGATCATGGTCGAGAAGGACGAGAACGACCGGTCTCGCCTGCTCGACATGACCATCGAGGAGCTCGACCTCTCGGTGCGTTCCTACAACTGCCTGAAGCGCGCCGGGATCAACACGGTGGGCGAGCTGGTGGCCAAGTCCGACGAAGAGATGATCAAGGTTCGCAACCTGGGGAAGAAGTCGCTCGAGGAGGTCAAGGCCAAGCTGGCGGCCCTGGGCCTCAGCCTGCGCCCCAGCGACGAGTAA
- the rpsM gene encoding 30S ribosomal protein S13: MARIAGVDLPRDKRVEAALPYIYGIGWSRSREILAATGINPDTRVRDLTEDEVARLREYIDKNYKVEGDLRAEVQMNIRRLMDIGCYRGLRHRRGLPVRGQRTKTNARTRKGPRKTVGAKRKK; this comes from the coding sequence ATGGCACGCATTGCTGGGGTCGACCTGCCGCGCGACAAGCGCGTCGAGGCTGCCCTGCCGTACATCTACGGCATCGGCTGGAGCCGCAGCCGTGAGATCCTGGCCGCCACCGGGATCAACCCGGACACCCGGGTTCGGGACCTCACCGAGGACGAGGTGGCGCGGCTCCGCGAGTACATCGACAAGAACTACAAGGTCGAGGGCGACCTGCGTGCCGAGGTGCAGATGAACATCCGGCGCCTCATGGACATCGGCTGCTACCGCGGGCTGCGGCACCGCCGCGGGCTGCCGGTGCGCGGGCAGCGTACGAAGACGAACGCCCGCACCCGCAAGGGACCGCGCAAGACGGTGGGCGCCAAGCGCAAGAAGTAA
- the map gene encoding type I methionyl aminopeptidase: MIILKSAREIAIMREAGRIAARVHEALREAIRPGVETRELDALADRLIREAGGVPTFKGYHDYPASICTSVNEVVVHGIPSSRRLREGDIVAIDLGVTYQGYVGDCAYTWPVGEVSDEARRLLQVTQEALQLAIEQCRPGRHLGDIGHAVQSHVEAAGFSVVREYVGHGIGASMHEDPQVPNYGQPGTGVVLRPGMVLAIEPMVNAGTWEVRVLPDRWTVVTADGRYSAHFEHTVAITEGDPLILTLP; encoded by the coding sequence GTGATCATTCTCAAGTCCGCCCGGGAGATCGCCATCATGCGGGAAGCCGGGCGCATTGCGGCCCGCGTGCACGAGGCGCTCCGGGAGGCGATCCGGCCCGGGGTGGAGACCCGGGAGCTGGACGCTCTGGCGGACCGGCTCATCCGGGAGGCGGGCGGGGTCCCGACCTTCAAGGGGTACCACGACTACCCGGCCTCGATCTGCACGTCCGTCAACGAGGTGGTCGTCCACGGCATCCCGTCGTCCCGGCGCCTGCGGGAGGGTGACATCGTCGCCATCGACCTGGGCGTGACCTACCAGGGCTACGTGGGCGACTGCGCGTATACCTGGCCGGTCGGCGAGGTCTCCGACGAGGCGCGCCGGCTCCTGCAGGTCACGCAGGAAGCTCTCCAGCTCGCCATCGAGCAGTGCCGGCCCGGCCGGCACCTCGGTGACATCGGGCACGCGGTGCAGAGCCACGTGGAGGCGGCAGGGTTCTCGGTCGTGCGGGAGTACGTGGGCCACGGGATCGGCGCCAGCATGCACGAGGACCCGCAGGTGCCGAACTACGGGCAGCCGGGCACCGGCGTGGTCCTCCGGCCGGGCATGGTGCTGGCCATCGAGCCGATGGTCAACGCCGGTACGTGGGAGGTCCGGGTCCTGCCCGACCGGTGGACCGTGGTGACTGCCGACGGGCGGTACTCCGCTCACTTCGAGCACACGGTGGCGATCACCGAGGGGGATCCGCTCATCCTGACGCTACCATGA
- the rpmJ gene encoding 50S ribosomal protein L36 encodes MKVRPSVKPICEKCKVIRRKGRVMIICENPKHKQKQG; translated from the coding sequence TTGAAGGTACGGCCATCGGTCAAGCCCATCTGCGAGAAGTGCAAGGTCATCCGCCGCAAGGGCCGGGTGATGATCATCTGCGAGAACCCGAAGCACAAGCAGAAGCAGGGCTGA
- the rplQ gene encoding 50S ribosomal protein L17: MARGYRKLGRPTDQRMAMLRALVTALFDKEHIETTTTRALEARRMAEHLITLAKAGGLANYRRALRVLYDESVAKKLFDQIGPRYKDRAGGYTRIVRTVHRRGDAAPMARLELV; this comes from the coding sequence ATGGCGCGGGGATACCGCAAGCTCGGGCGCCCCACGGACCAGCGCATGGCGATGCTGCGGGCGCTGGTGACGGCGCTGTTCGACAAGGAGCACATCGAGACCACGACGACGCGGGCCCTCGAGGCCCGGCGCATGGCCGAGCACCTGATCACGCTGGCGAAGGCAGGCGGACTGGCCAACTACCGCCGGGCCCTGCGGGTCCTGTACGACGAGTCGGTGGCCAAGAAGCTGTTCGACCAGATCGGGCCCCGTTACAAGGACCGGGCCGGCGGATACACCCGGATCGTCCGGACGGTGCACCGCCGGGGTGACGCCGCCCCCATGGCCCGGCTGGAGCTGGTCTGA
- a CDS encoding adenylate kinase, with product MRIILLGPPGAGKGTQAAALARSEGVAHISTGDILRAHVRQGTELGRLAKGYMDRGELVPDEVILGIVRERMQEEDARRGYVFDGFPRTVVQADGLGRLLDELQRPLEAVVNIAVPDEVLVDRAVGRRACPKCGEIYHVRNRPPRTPGVCDRCGAELVQRDDDNEATVRNRLAVYHRQTAPLIDYYRERGLLREVDGTRSVEEVSAAIRAAAVPGR from the coding sequence ATGCGGATCATCCTCCTGGGCCCGCCCGGCGCGGGGAAAGGCACCCAGGCCGCCGCCCTCGCCCGATCGGAGGGCGTGGCCCACATCTCCACCGGCGACATCCTCCGGGCCCACGTGCGCCAGGGCACCGAGCTGGGGCGGCTGGCGAAGGGCTACATGGATCGGGGCGAACTGGTGCCCGACGAGGTGATCCTCGGCATCGTGCGGGAGCGGATGCAGGAGGAAGACGCCCGCCGGGGCTACGTCTTCGACGGCTTCCCCCGCACCGTGGTGCAGGCCGACGGCCTGGGGCGGCTTCTGGACGAACTGCAGCGGCCGCTCGAGGCGGTGGTGAACATCGCCGTGCCCGATGAGGTGCTGGTCGATCGTGCGGTCGGCCGGCGCGCCTGTCCGAAGTGCGGGGAAATCTACCACGTGCGGAACCGCCCGCCCCGCACCCCGGGCGTCTGCGACCGGTGCGGGGCGGAGCTGGTGCAGCGCGACGACGACAACGAGGCGACCGTCAGGAACCGCCTGGCGGTCTATCACCGGCAGACGGCGCCGCTCATCGACTACTACCGGGAGCGCGGCCTTCTCCGGGAAGTCGACGGGACCCGGAGCGTGGAGGAGGTCTCGGCCGCCATCCGGGCGGCCGCGGTGCCAGGCCGCTGA
- the infA gene encoding translation initiation factor IF-1: MGKDDVIEVEGTVIEPLPNAMFRVELDNGHKVLAHVSGKIRMNFIRILPGDRVTVELSPYDLSRGRIVYRFK; encoded by the coding sequence ATGGGCAAGGATGACGTGATCGAGGTCGAGGGCACGGTCATCGAGCCCCTGCCCAACGCCATGTTCCGCGTGGAGCTGGACAACGGGCACAAGGTGCTTGCCCACGTCTCGGGCAAGATCCGCATGAACTTCATCCGGATCCTTCCGGGGGACCGTGTGACCGTCGAACTCTCGCCATACGACCTCAGCCGTGGTAGAATCGTATACCGGTTCAAGTAA